A portion of the Avibacterium sp. 20-132 genome contains these proteins:
- a CDS encoding OmpA family protein encodes MKLSHLLFSAVAATTLTACGNLSKVTDEGTSDNLVWPKIEDSKFNHDGSQYGSWPNWDNVRMIERGMNKDQIYNLIDRPHFAEGLFGVREWDYVFNYRENGEHKICQYKILFDKDMNAQSFFWYPNGCNGSLSFSLKGDFLFDFNKDTLSPKGIEVVDNVAKQLKEAQAKDVKVSGHTDRLGSVAYNLKLSQRRADRVKARLIQQGVTAHIEAIGYGKAYQVKACDNVTGQALKDCLRENRRVEISSSGKLVKQQENSTQGGPIGPAPLYAK; translated from the coding sequence ATGAAATTATCACATCTTTTATTCTCAGCTGTTGCTGCAACGACATTAACAGCATGCGGAAACTTAAGCAAGGTTACTGATGAAGGTACATCAGATAACCTAGTTTGGCCGAAAATTGAGGATTCTAAATTTAACCACGATGGTAGTCAATACGGCTCTTGGCCTAATTGGGACAATGTTCGAATGATTGAGAGAGGTATGAATAAAGATCAAATTTATAACTTAATCGATCGTCCACATTTTGCAGAAGGTTTATTTGGTGTTCGTGAGTGGGATTATGTGTTTAATTACCGTGAAAATGGTGAGCATAAAATCTGTCAATATAAAATTTTATTCGATAAGGATATGAACGCACAAAGCTTCTTTTGGTATCCAAATGGATGTAATGGAAGTTTATCTTTTAGTCTAAAAGGCGACTTCTTATTTGACTTTAACAAGGATACACTTTCACCAAAAGGAATAGAGGTTGTTGATAATGTAGCTAAACAACTAAAAGAAGCACAAGCTAAAGATGTTAAAGTTTCTGGTCATACTGACCGCTTGGGTTCTGTAGCCTATAACTTAAAGCTTTCACAACGTCGGGCTGATAGAGTTAAAGCTAGGTTAATTCAGCAGGGAGTAACAGCGCATATTGAAGCAATTGGTTATGGAAAAGCATATCAAGTGAAAGCTTGTGATAACGTAACGGGTCAAGCATTAAAAGACTGCTTACGAGAAAATCGTCGTGTAGAAATTTCTTCGTCAGGAAAATTAGTAAAACAGCAAGAAAATTCAACGCAGGGTGGGCCTATTGGTCCAGCACCGCTTTATGCAAAATAA
- the sohB gene encoding protease SohB: protein MWSELAMGYGLFILEILTVLLVITGIVAMIMAFKQKKSHQAGELVITDLSQEYEENAKRLAEFHLSEEALKQVEKARKKEDKQKAKAEKEKRKKGENPENERKPHLFVLNFKGDISASETTALREEVSAIIAVAKPEDEVLLRLESPGGVVHGYGLAASQLARLKQHQIKLTVAVDKVAASGGYMMACVADKIIAAPFAIIGSVGVVAQVPNIHRLLKKHDVDVDVMTAGEYKRTVTLLGENTEKGKEKFQQELEETHQLFKQFVAQHRPQVDIEQVATGEHWFGQQALGLNLVDEIATSDDVILRAIKDKFVVSVKYAMKKSLVQKLGKQAEESADNVLLGWLKRNERTLY from the coding sequence ATGTGGTCAGAATTAGCAATGGGCTATGGCTTATTTATTTTAGAAATTCTTACGGTGTTATTGGTTATTACTGGCATTGTCGCGATGATTATGGCGTTTAAACAGAAAAAATCTCATCAAGCAGGGGAGTTGGTCATCACCGATTTATCGCAAGAATATGAAGAAAATGCCAAGCGTTTGGCGGAGTTTCATCTTTCTGAAGAAGCGTTAAAACAAGTAGAAAAAGCACGTAAAAAAGAGGATAAACAAAAAGCAAAAGCAGAAAAAGAAAAGCGTAAAAAAGGTGAAAATCCAGAAAATGAACGCAAGCCCCATTTATTTGTGTTGAACTTTAAAGGGGATATTTCTGCTTCAGAAACCACCGCACTTCGCGAGGAAGTGAGTGCTATTATCGCCGTAGCAAAACCGGAAGATGAGGTATTATTGCGTTTGGAAAGCCCCGGTGGTGTGGTTCACGGTTATGGGCTTGCGGCTTCCCAGTTAGCACGCTTAAAACAGCACCAGATTAAATTAACCGTGGCAGTGGATAAAGTAGCAGCCAGTGGAGGCTATATGATGGCGTGCGTAGCGGATAAAATTATTGCCGCACCTTTCGCTATTATTGGTTCAGTAGGGGTGGTGGCACAGGTGCCGAATATTCATCGTTTACTGAAAAAACACGATGTGGATGTGGACGTGATGACTGCGGGAGAATATAAACGTACAGTCACTTTACTTGGCGAAAATACGGAAAAAGGGAAAGAAAAATTCCAGCAAGAATTAGAAGAAACTCATCAATTATTTAAACAATTTGTTGCACAGCATCGTCCACAGGTTGATATTGAGCAGGTAGCCACTGGAGAGCATTGGTTTGGGCAGCAAGCGTTAGGATTAAACTTAGTTGATGAAATTGCCACCAGCGATGATGTGATCCTACGAGCGATTAAAGATAAATTTGTCGTTTCGGTGAAATACGCAATGAAAAAATCCCTTGTACAGAAATTAGGGAAACAAGCGGAAGAAAGTGCAGATAATGTGCTATTGGGGTGGTTAAAACGTAATGAGCGTACCCTATACTAA
- the uspE gene encoding universal stress protein UspE, producing the protein MKFKNILVVLNPENEKQYALARAVRLVKEQKSENRVNITTFMTVYDLSYEMSALLSSEERENMHQGVIEQRQKVIKPYLEKYADPNIEFYSKVVWHSNEAEAIAEEVEKNHYDLVVKYTQEEESITSLIFTPMDWQLLRKCPAPIMIVKDGDWKHQRRILVAVNVSDDEEHHSLLNNELVTLGIDLADSLERGNVHLVTAYPPTPINMAIDLPEFSAADYSNSIRGQYLLNMKALRQHFNIDEDHTHVREGFPEDIIPEVAKELGAEMVVLGTIGRTGLSAAFLGNTAEHVISKLNCNLLAIKPNDK; encoded by the coding sequence ATGAAATTTAAAAATATCTTGGTTGTGTTAAATCCTGAAAATGAAAAGCAATATGCCCTTGCTCGCGCGGTGCGTTTAGTCAAAGAACAAAAAAGTGAAAATAGAGTAAACATTACCACGTTTATGACGGTTTATGATTTATCTTACGAAATGTCCGCGCTGCTTTCTTCAGAAGAACGTGAAAATATGCACCAAGGTGTTATTGAACAACGCCAAAAAGTCATTAAGCCTTATTTAGAAAAATACGCCGATCCAAATATTGAGTTTTATTCAAAGGTTGTTTGGCATAGTAATGAAGCGGAAGCCATTGCGGAAGAAGTGGAAAAAAATCACTACGATCTTGTTGTGAAATATACACAGGAAGAAGAAAGCATTACATCACTTATTTTTACCCCGATGGATTGGCAGTTATTACGTAAATGCCCCGCACCAATAATGATCGTAAAAGACGGCGATTGGAAACATCAACGCCGTATTTTAGTTGCGGTCAATGTGTCTGATGACGAAGAGCATCATAGCTTACTGAATAATGAATTAGTAACACTAGGTATTGATTTAGCCGATAGCTTAGAACGCGGAAATGTACACCTTGTTACCGCTTATCCACCAACACCAATCAATATGGCAATCGATTTACCTGAATTTAGCGCGGCTGATTACAGTAATAGTATTCGCGGACAATACTTGCTCAATATGAAAGCCCTACGCCAACATTTCAATATTGATGAAGATCACACCCACGTTAGAGAAGGTTTCCCAGAAGATATTATCCCTGAAGTGGCGAAAGAATTAGGGGCGGAAATGGTGGTGCTAGGCACAATCGGTAGAACCGGGCTTTCTGCGGCTTTTCTTGGAAACACCGCAGAACACGTTATCAGCAAATTAAATTGTAATTTATTGGCAATTAAACCGAATGACAAATAG